Proteins encoded together in one Thermomonospora curvata DSM 43183 window:
- the mreD gene encoding rod shape-determining protein MreD: MLTASDVSPTGRNLTAAVVIVVALVLQVSVANRLPLPGAVTPDLVLLSVVALALTCGPLMGVVAGFGAGLAADIVPPADHTIGRYALVYCVIGYLCGLASDEMDRSAVVPFFAVAVGALAGTVLYAGVGMMLGDPRADWHIVARVVPLQVVYDVLASPFVVWAVLRAMRRYERERARDRFDLPPARYRALSRM; this comes from the coding sequence GTGCTGACTGCCAGCGATGTGTCGCCGACGGGACGGAACCTGACCGCGGCGGTGGTGATCGTGGTGGCGCTGGTGCTGCAGGTGTCGGTGGCCAACCGGCTGCCGCTGCCGGGCGCGGTCACCCCGGATCTGGTGCTGCTGAGCGTGGTGGCGCTGGCGCTGACCTGCGGCCCGCTGATGGGCGTGGTCGCCGGGTTCGGCGCCGGGCTGGCCGCCGACATCGTCCCGCCCGCCGACCACACCATCGGCCGCTACGCCCTGGTCTACTGCGTGATCGGTTACCTGTGCGGGCTGGCCAGCGATGAGATGGACCGCTCGGCGGTGGTGCCGTTCTTTGCGGTGGCGGTCGGCGCGCTGGCCGGCACGGTGCTGTACGCCGGGGTCGGCATGATGCTGGGCGACCCGCGCGCCGACTGGCACATCGTCGCCCGCGTGGTGCCGCTGCAGGTCGTCTACGACGTGCTGGCCAGCCCGTTCGTGGTGTGGGCGGTGCTGCGGGCGATGCGCCGCTATGAACGCGAACGCGCCCGCGACCGCTTCGACCTGCCGCCCGCCCGCTACCGTGCGCTGTCTCGGATGTGA
- the ndk gene encoding nucleoside-diphosphate kinase, whose protein sequence is MSERTLVLVKPDGVRRGVVGDVISRIERKGLKIIAMEMRTLSRETAEDHYGEHRERPFFGELVDFITGGPLVAMVVEGPRAIEAFRALAGATDPVKAAPGTIRGDHALEIGENIVHGSDSPESAAREIKLFFPELA, encoded by the coding sequence GTGTCCGAGCGCACTCTGGTCCTGGTCAAGCCCGACGGCGTCCGGCGCGGTGTCGTGGGCGATGTCATCTCGCGCATCGAGCGCAAGGGCCTGAAGATCATCGCGATGGAGATGCGCACGCTGTCCCGGGAGACCGCCGAGGACCACTACGGCGAGCACCGCGAGCGCCCCTTCTTCGGCGAGCTGGTCGACTTCATCACCGGCGGCCCGCTGGTGGCCATGGTGGTGGAGGGCCCCCGGGCGATCGAGGCGTTCCGCGCCCTGGCCGGCGCCACCGACCCGGTCAAGGCCGCCCCGGGCACCATCCGCGGCGACCACGCCCTGGAGATCGGCGAGAACATCGTGCACGGCTCCGACTCGCCGGAGTCCGCCGCCCGCGAGATCAAGCTGTTCTTCCCCGAGCTGGCCTGA
- the mreC gene encoding rod shape-determining protein MreC → MRDTRRTRVVFGTLLIIALVLITVDYRGGENSPLRGLRSAGEAFFGPIERVSAAVVRPVGNAFDAITDAPGERRRAERLERENQRLREQLRAQRIDADRAAQLERLLGAAGLGGYKIVPAQVISAGQGLEDTVTIDVGSSSGVRPDMTVMTAEGLVGRVIRVGPATATVLLATDASSTVGSRLEDSKEIGVVQGVGRRGLGRGDATPLRFQLLNANAPLQPGQRLVTLGSQGERPYVPGVPIGTIERVEKSLGSLTRTAYVRPFVRFTTLDVVGVVVAPPKSDPRDAVLPPKPKPVVTPTPAQTPEPSESPRPSKSPKAARTPNVRD, encoded by the coding sequence GTGAGAGACACCCGGCGCACTCGCGTGGTGTTCGGCACCCTGCTGATCATCGCGCTGGTGCTGATCACCGTTGACTACCGCGGCGGGGAGAACTCGCCGTTGCGCGGGCTGCGCAGTGCGGGCGAGGCGTTCTTCGGGCCGATCGAGCGGGTGTCGGCGGCGGTGGTCCGCCCGGTCGGCAACGCCTTCGACGCCATCACCGACGCGCCCGGCGAGCGCCGCCGCGCCGAGCGGCTGGAGCGGGAGAACCAGCGGCTGCGCGAGCAGCTGCGCGCCCAGCGCATCGACGCCGACCGGGCGGCCCAGCTGGAGCGGCTGCTGGGGGCGGCCGGGCTGGGCGGCTACAAGATCGTCCCGGCCCAGGTGATCTCCGCCGGGCAGGGACTGGAGGACACCGTCACCATCGACGTCGGCAGCAGCAGCGGGGTGCGGCCCGACATGACCGTGATGACCGCCGAAGGGCTGGTCGGCCGGGTGATCCGGGTCGGCCCGGCCACCGCCACGGTGCTGCTGGCCACCGACGCCTCCTCCACGGTGGGCAGCCGGCTGGAGGACTCCAAGGAGATCGGCGTGGTGCAGGGCGTGGGCCGCCGCGGGCTGGGCCGCGGCGACGCCACCCCGCTGCGTTTCCAGCTGCTGAACGCCAACGCCCCGCTGCAACCCGGCCAGCGCCTGGTGACCCTCGGTTCTCAGGGCGAACGCCCCTATGTGCCGGGGGTGCCGATCGGGACGATCGAGCGTGTGGAGAAGTCGCTGGGCTCTCTCACCCGCACCGCCTACGTCCGCCCGTTCGTGCGTTTCACCACCTTGGACGTGGTGGGCGTGGTGGTCGCGCCGCCCAAGTCCGACCCCCGTGACGCCGTGCTGCCGCCCAAGCCGAAACCGGTGGTGACGCCCACGCCCGCTCAGACCCCCGAACCGAGCGAAAGCCCCAGGCCGTCGAAGTCGCCCAAGGCCGCCAGGACACCGAACGTGAGGGACTGA
- the mrdA gene encoding penicillin-binding protein 2, whose product MNPKTHSRLVILHIVVVAMLLVLLGRLWNLQVVNGEHYRQVAAQNRIRDIVVPAVRGMILDVHGRPLVRNRTALVVSVDKTVLSRMDDGGRAVLTRLAETLGTTRENLEKRIRLCSPTVKRPCWPGSPYQPIPVDDRVDPKKALQIMERAEDYPGVIAQVQAVREYPRPEGSSAAQTLGYLQPITQEELDKRRNLKVTGYSQVDLIGRDGLEATYDADLRGEPGVRKVLVDSQGRVTGTAGEQPPVPGSSLVTSLDAKVQAAAEKAIEGAVRKARAAGSKADSAAAVVMDARTGRVVALASYPTYDPSVWIGGISQAEYDALLGKSRGQPLISRAIQGLFPPASTFKISSVAAAVHDGYDLHGIYPCPGSYQVGNRAFRNFEGQAHGNMNLHRALVVSCDTIFYKFAYEAWLRDGGTRPVKNPKDPMQAMARNFGFGSRTGIDLPGEAAGRIPDRTWKREYWEATKDDTCKAAKTGYPEVARTDPARAAYLKAIAVEHCAEGYVWRPGDAANFSIGQGDVLVTPLQLARAYAALANGGKLVVPRVGLAVIRPDGTLVRRIDPPEPKELPVDGKVLAYIRRALADVPKTGTAAGAFNGFEFDKVEVAGKTGTAEVYGKGDTAWFASFGPVDKPRFVVVAMVSQSGTGGTYAAPAVREIWEAMYGLNGKKAALPGGRLPDRLPKLREDGTVGAPEGTAP is encoded by the coding sequence ATGAACCCCAAGACGCATTCCCGGCTAGTGATCTTGCACATCGTGGTCGTCGCGATGCTGCTGGTGCTGCTGGGACGGCTGTGGAACCTGCAGGTGGTCAACGGCGAGCACTATCGCCAGGTCGCAGCCCAGAACCGCATCCGCGACATCGTCGTCCCGGCCGTGCGCGGCATGATCCTCGACGTGCACGGCCGGCCGCTGGTGCGCAACCGCACCGCCCTGGTCGTCTCGGTGGACAAGACCGTGCTGTCGCGCATGGACGACGGCGGCAGGGCGGTGCTGACCCGCCTGGCCGAAACGCTCGGCACCACCCGGGAGAACCTGGAAAAACGCATCCGGCTGTGCTCGCCGACCGTCAAACGTCCCTGCTGGCCCGGCTCGCCGTACCAGCCGATCCCGGTGGACGACCGGGTGGACCCCAAGAAGGCGCTGCAGATCATGGAGCGCGCCGAGGACTACCCGGGGGTGATCGCGCAGGTCCAGGCCGTCCGCGAGTACCCGCGCCCAGAGGGCTCCTCGGCCGCGCAGACCCTGGGCTACCTGCAGCCCATCACCCAAGAAGAGCTGGACAAGCGGCGCAACCTGAAGGTCACCGGCTACAGCCAGGTGGACCTGATCGGCCGGGACGGGCTGGAGGCGACCTACGACGCCGACCTGCGCGGTGAACCGGGCGTCCGCAAGGTGCTGGTCGACAGCCAGGGCCGGGTCACCGGCACCGCCGGGGAGCAGCCCCCCGTTCCCGGCTCGTCCCTGGTGACCAGCCTGGACGCCAAGGTGCAGGCCGCCGCCGAAAAGGCCATCGAAGGCGCCGTCCGCAAGGCCCGCGCCGCCGGCTCCAAGGCCGACTCGGCGGCCGCCGTGGTGATGGACGCGCGCACCGGCCGGGTGGTGGCGCTGGCCAGCTACCCCACCTACGACCCCAGCGTCTGGATCGGCGGCATCTCCCAGGCCGAATACGACGCGCTGCTGGGCAAGTCCCGGGGGCAGCCGCTGATCTCCCGCGCCATCCAGGGCCTGTTCCCGCCCGCCTCCACCTTCAAGATCTCCTCAGTGGCGGCGGCCGTCCACGACGGCTACGACCTGCACGGCATCTACCCGTGCCCGGGCTCCTACCAGGTCGGCAACCGCGCCTTCCGCAACTTCGAAGGCCAGGCGCACGGCAACATGAACCTGCACCGGGCGCTGGTGGTCTCCTGCGACACGATCTTCTACAAGTTCGCCTACGAGGCGTGGCTGCGCGACGGCGGCACCCGCCCGGTCAAGAACCCCAAGGACCCGATGCAGGCCATGGCGCGCAACTTCGGGTTCGGCTCGCGCACCGGCATCGACCTGCCCGGCGAGGCCGCCGGCCGCATCCCCGACCGCACCTGGAAGAGGGAGTACTGGGAGGCCACCAAGGACGACACCTGCAAGGCCGCCAAGACCGGCTACCCGGAGGTGGCCCGCACCGACCCCGCGCGGGCGGCCTACCTGAAGGCCATCGCCGTCGAGCACTGCGCCGAAGGGTATGTGTGGCGGCCCGGTGACGCCGCCAACTTCTCCATCGGCCAGGGCGATGTGCTGGTCACCCCGCTGCAGCTGGCCAGGGCGTACGCGGCGCTGGCCAACGGCGGCAAGCTGGTGGTGCCGCGGGTGGGGCTGGCGGTGATCCGCCCCGACGGCACGCTGGTGCGCCGGATCGACCCGCCCGAGCCCAAGGAACTGCCGGTCGACGGCAAGGTCCTGGCCTACATCCGCCGGGCCCTGGCGGACGTCCCCAAGACCGGCACCGCGGCCGGCGCCTTCAACGGCTTTGAGTTCGACAAGGTCGAGGTGGCCGGCAAGACCGGCACCGCCGAGGTCTACGGCAAGGGCGACACCGCCTGGTTCGCCTCCTTCGGCCCGGTCGACAAGCCCCGCTTCGTGGTGGTGGCGATGGTCTCCCAGTCCGGCACCGGCGGCACCTACGCCGCCCCGGCGGTCCGGGAGATCTGGGAGGCGATGTACGGGCTGAACGGCAAGAAGGCGGCCCTGCCCGGCGGGCGGCTGCCCGACAGGCTGCCCAAGCTCCGCGAGGACGGCACGGTGGGCGCGCCCGAGGGGACCGCCCCGTGA
- a CDS encoding rod shape-determining protein: protein MGNKLSFLGRDMAVDLGTANTLVYVRGRGIVLNEPSVVAINTNTGKIHAVGIEAKRMIGRTPGNIVAVRPLKDGVIADFDVTERMLRYFIQKVHKRRHFAKPRIVVAVPSGITGVEQRAVKEAGYQAGARRVYIIEEPMAAAIGAGLPVWEPTGNMVVDIGGGTTEVAIISLGGIVTSQSVRVGGDEIDQAIIAFSKKEYSLMLGERTAEEIKIAIGSAYPSGDDEPNAEIRGRDLVTGLPKTVVISAEEVRRAIEEQVNAIVDAVKTTLDKCPPELSGDIMDRGIALTGGGALLKNLDERLREETGMPIHLVDNPLDSVVLGTGKCVEDFEALRDVLVPEPRH, encoded by the coding sequence ATGGGTAACAAGCTGTCGTTTCTCGGCCGGGACATGGCGGTCGACCTGGGCACGGCGAACACATTGGTTTATGTGCGCGGACGCGGCATCGTGCTCAACGAGCCCTCCGTGGTGGCGATCAACACCAACACCGGCAAGATCCACGCGGTGGGCATCGAGGCCAAGCGGATGATCGGCCGCACTCCCGGCAACATCGTGGCGGTCCGCCCCCTCAAGGACGGCGTGATCGCCGACTTCGACGTCACCGAGCGCATGCTGCGCTACTTCATCCAGAAGGTGCACAAGCGACGGCACTTCGCCAAGCCGCGCATCGTGGTGGCGGTGCCCAGCGGGATCACCGGGGTGGAGCAGCGCGCCGTCAAGGAGGCCGGCTACCAGGCCGGCGCCCGCCGGGTCTACATCATCGAGGAGCCCATGGCCGCCGCGATCGGCGCCGGGCTGCCGGTCTGGGAGCCGACCGGCAACATGGTCGTCGACATCGGCGGCGGCACCACCGAGGTGGCCATCATCTCCCTGGGCGGCATCGTCACCAGCCAGTCGGTGCGGGTCGGCGGGGACGAGATCGACCAGGCCATCATCGCCTTCTCCAAGAAGGAGTACTCCCTGATGCTGGGGGAGCGCACCGCCGAGGAGATCAAGATCGCCATCGGCTCGGCCTACCCCAGCGGCGATGACGAGCCCAACGCCGAGATCCGCGGCCGGGACCTGGTCACCGGGTTGCCCAAGACCGTGGTGATCTCCGCCGAGGAGGTCCGCCGCGCCATCGAGGAACAGGTCAACGCCATCGTGGACGCGGTCAAGACCACCCTCGACAAGTGCCCGCCGGAGCTGTCCGGCGACATCATGGACCGCGGCATCGCGCTCACCGGCGGCGGCGCGCTGCTGAAGAACCTGGACGAGCGGCTGCGGGAGGAGACCGGGATGCCCATCCACCTGGTCGACAACCCGCTGGACTCGGTGGTGCTCGGCACCGGCAAGTGCGTGGAGGACTTCGAGGCGCTGCGCGACGTCCTCGTTCCCGAACCTAGACACTGA
- a CDS encoding bifunctional folylpolyglutamate synthase/dihydrofolate synthase, whose amino-acid sequence MARGVEWKFDPTLDRIADLMDLLGRPQDAYPVIHVTGTNGKSSTARMIETLLRERGLRTGLSTSPHLTTMRERIVVDGEPISEEAFVAAYRDVAPYLEMVDAKHERPLSYFETLTAMAYAVFADAPVDVAVIEVGMGGVWDATNVADGTVSVVTPISLDHLRHLGPTIEDIAAEKAGIIKPGAIAVLAQQQLPVAQVLLRRVVEVGATAAREGMEFGVLGRDLAVGGQQLRLQGLHGVYEEIFLPLFGSHQAGNAACALAAVEAFASGAPSRTGGDLSAATRIAAGEDFEGDHGQLDPALVRSAFAKVTSPGRLEIARTGPTVLIDSAHNPAGMSATVNAITEDFGFTRLIGVVAAAGDKDVAGMLEQLEPVLTELIVTRNTSHRSMPPRQLGELAEGIFGAERVHVIDRLDDAIDRAVALAEETGEYQGAGVLITGSVVTAGEARTLLRVEERR is encoded by the coding sequence ATGGCGCGGGGGGTGGAGTGGAAGTTCGACCCCACCCTGGACCGCATCGCGGACCTGATGGACCTGCTGGGCCGGCCGCAGGACGCCTACCCGGTGATCCATGTGACCGGCACCAACGGCAAGTCCAGCACCGCCCGGATGATCGAGACGCTGCTGCGTGAACGCGGGCTGCGCACCGGGCTGTCCACCAGTCCGCACCTGACCACGATGCGCGAGCGGATCGTGGTCGACGGGGAGCCCATCAGCGAGGAGGCGTTCGTCGCCGCCTACCGGGACGTGGCGCCCTACCTGGAGATGGTGGACGCCAAGCACGAACGTCCCCTGTCGTACTTCGAGACGCTGACCGCCATGGCGTACGCGGTGTTCGCCGACGCCCCGGTGGACGTGGCGGTGATCGAGGTCGGCATGGGCGGGGTCTGGGACGCCACCAACGTGGCCGACGGCACCGTCTCGGTGGTCACCCCCATCTCCCTGGACCACCTGCGCCACCTCGGCCCCACCATCGAGGACATCGCCGCCGAGAAGGCCGGGATCATCAAGCCCGGCGCGATCGCGGTGCTGGCCCAGCAGCAGCTGCCCGTCGCCCAGGTGCTGCTGCGCCGGGTCGTGGAGGTGGGCGCCACCGCGGCCCGCGAGGGCATGGAGTTCGGGGTGCTCGGCCGCGATCTGGCGGTGGGCGGCCAGCAGCTGCGGCTGCAGGGGCTGCACGGGGTCTATGAGGAGATCTTCCTGCCGCTGTTCGGGTCACACCAGGCCGGCAACGCCGCCTGCGCGCTGGCGGCGGTGGAGGCGTTCGCCAGCGGGGCGCCCTCGCGGACCGGCGGCGACCTGTCGGCCGCCACCCGCATCGCCGCCGGCGAGGACTTCGAAGGCGACCACGGCCAGCTGGACCCGGCCCTGGTGCGCTCGGCGTTCGCCAAGGTCACCTCGCCCGGACGGCTGGAGATCGCCCGCACCGGGCCCACCGTGCTGATCGACTCGGCGCACAACCCCGCCGGCATGTCCGCCACGGTGAACGCCATCACCGAGGACTTCGGCTTCACCCGCCTGATCGGGGTGGTCGCCGCCGCCGGCGACAAGGACGTGGCCGGCATGCTGGAGCAGCTCGAGCCGGTGCTGACCGAGCTGATCGTCACCCGCAACACCTCGCACCGTTCGATGCCGCCCCGGCAGCTGGGCGAGCTGGCCGAGGGCATCTTCGGCGCCGAGCGGGTGCACGTGATAGACCGGCTGGACGACGCCATCGACCGGGCCGTCGCCCTGGCCGAGGAGACCGGCGAGTACCAGGGAGCGGGCGTGCTGATCACCGGGTCGGTGGTCACCGCGGGCGAGGCGCGCACCCTGCTGCGCGTGGAGGAGAGACGATGA
- the rodA gene encoding rod shape-determining protein RodA, which translates to MIGGIGAADVVEGYGARQTWRHRLVALRRLDWKLITAVVALSVLSALLVRSATFAELAEQGRDPNGFVKRHLLNLALGLILGGVVAMLDYRLLRAYAPIVYGLACVGLVAVLSPLGETINGSHSWIVLGGGFQVQPSEFAKVGLVVLLAMLLAEPRDGEPRDTDSGPGGRDIVLALALAGGPAVLVLAQPDLGTTMVFGAVVMGMLAVAGVRKRWLAGLAGAAVLAAFAVWFFGLLKPYQIARFTAFIDPEADPRGAGYNAQQARIAVGSGGLTGKGLFEGEQTGGHFVPEQQTDFIFTVAGEELGFIGSALLIGLLGVVLWRGLRIATAAADPFGALVAAGVVCWLGFQTFENIGMTLGIMPITGLPLPLVSYGGSATFANMIALGLLQAVHLRARPFPA; encoded by the coding sequence ATGATCGGGGGTATCGGCGCCGCCGACGTGGTGGAAGGCTACGGGGCCCGCCAGACCTGGCGGCACCGCCTGGTCGCGCTGCGCCGGCTGGACTGGAAGCTCATCACGGCCGTGGTGGCGCTGTCGGTGCTCAGCGCCCTGCTGGTGCGCTCGGCGACCTTCGCCGAGCTGGCCGAACAGGGCAGGGACCCCAACGGCTTCGTCAAACGGCACCTGCTCAACCTGGCGCTGGGCCTCATCCTGGGCGGCGTGGTGGCGATGCTGGACTACCGGCTGCTGCGCGCTTATGCGCCGATCGTCTACGGGCTGGCCTGCGTCGGCCTGGTGGCGGTGCTGTCCCCGCTGGGGGAGACCATCAACGGCTCCCACTCCTGGATCGTGCTGGGCGGCGGCTTCCAGGTGCAGCCTTCGGAGTTCGCCAAGGTGGGCCTGGTGGTGCTGCTGGCGATGCTGCTGGCCGAGCCCCGCGACGGCGAGCCCCGCGACACCGACTCCGGTCCCGGCGGCCGCGACATCGTGCTGGCGCTGGCGCTGGCCGGCGGGCCGGCGGTGCTGGTGCTGGCCCAGCCGGACCTGGGCACCACGATGGTGTTCGGCGCCGTGGTGATGGGGATGCTGGCGGTGGCGGGCGTGCGCAAGCGCTGGCTGGCCGGGCTGGCGGGGGCCGCCGTGCTGGCCGCCTTCGCCGTCTGGTTCTTCGGCCTGCTCAAGCCGTACCAGATCGCCCGCTTCACCGCGTTCATCGACCCGGAGGCCGACCCGCGCGGCGCCGGCTACAACGCCCAGCAGGCCCGCATCGCGGTTGGCTCGGGCGGGCTGACCGGCAAGGGCCTGTTCGAGGGCGAGCAGACCGGCGGCCATTTCGTGCCCGAGCAGCAGACCGACTTCATCTTCACCGTGGCCGGCGAGGAGCTCGGCTTCATCGGCAGCGCCCTGCTCATCGGGCTGCTGGGAGTGGTGCTGTGGCGGGGGCTGCGCATCGCCACCGCCGCGGCCGACCCGTTCGGCGCCCTGGTGGCCGCCGGGGTGGTGTGCTGGCTGGGCTTTCAGACCTTTGAGAACATCGGGATGACGCTGGGCATCATGCCGATCACCGGGCTGCCGCTGCCGCTGGTGTCCTACGGCGGCTCGGCCACGTTCGCCAACATGATCGCCCTCGGCCTGTTGCAGGCCGTCCATCTGCGCGCCCGTCCCTTCCCGGCTTAA
- a CDS encoding DUF4233 domain-containing protein translates to MSNRAPQAPPRPTSLLASVLACEAVVIGLAIPVAVVVQGTGGRTAGLVCGTLAVAALLLAGLVRRRWAVAAGSLLQILMIAAGFMVPTMFFLGALFGALWVTSLWLGRSVSRKAEQ, encoded by the coding sequence ATGAGCAACCGGGCACCGCAGGCGCCGCCGCGCCCGACCTCGCTGCTGGCGTCGGTGCTGGCCTGCGAGGCGGTGGTGATCGGGCTGGCGATCCCGGTGGCCGTGGTGGTCCAGGGGACCGGCGGCCGGACCGCCGGGCTGGTGTGCGGCACGCTGGCGGTGGCCGCGCTGCTGCTGGCCGGGCTGGTGCGCCGCCGGTGGGCGGTCGCGGCCGGCAGCCTGCTGCAGATCCTGATGATCGCGGCCGGATTCATGGTTCCCACCATGTTCTTCCTCGGCGCTCTTTTCGGCGCGCTGTGGGTCACCTCGCTATGGCTCGGCCGTTCGGTGAGCCGCAAAGCAGAACAATGA
- a CDS encoding TIGR03960 family B12-binding radical SAM protein, with protein sequence MPVESLFARLEPLLPRVSKPIQYVGGELNSQVKDWDAAEVRWALMYPDAYEVGLPNQGIQILYEILNEREGVLAERTYSVWPDMEKLMREHGIPQFTVDAHRPVGAFDLLGVSFATELGYTNLLTALDLAGIPLEAADRTDEHPIVIAGGHAAFNPEPIADFLDAAVLGDGEEVVLAITEVVREWKAEGRPGGRDELLMRLAASGGVYVPKFYDVTYLPDGRIQRVAPNRPGVPWRVAKHTVMDLDAWPYPKKPLVPLAETVHERYSVEIFRGCTRGCRFCQAGMITRPVRERSITTIGEMVDNGLKQSGFTEVGLLSLSSADHSEIADIAKGLADRYEGTNTSLSLPSTRVDAFNIELANEFSRNGRRSGLTFAPEGGSERLRRVINKTVSEEDLIRTVTAAYASGWRQVKLYFMCGLPTETDEDVLAIADMARRVIAAGREVTGRRDIRCTVSIGGFVPKPHTPFQWAAQCDHQTIDRRLRALRDELRRDREYGRAIGLRYHEGKPSIIEGLLSRGDRRVGKIIRAVWEDGGRFDGWSEHFSYDRWVACAEKALADEPVDLDWYTLRERDEVEVLPWDHLDAGLDREWLWQDWQDALEEVEVEDCRWTPCYDCGVCPTMGTEIQIGPTGRKLLPLTVV encoded by the coding sequence ATGCCCGTCGAATCGCTCTTCGCGCGTCTGGAGCCGCTGCTCCCGCGCGTCAGCAAGCCGATTCAGTACGTCGGCGGGGAGCTGAACTCCCAGGTCAAGGACTGGGACGCGGCCGAGGTCCGGTGGGCGCTGATGTACCCGGACGCTTACGAGGTGGGCCTGCCCAACCAGGGCATCCAGATTCTTTACGAAATCCTCAACGAGCGGGAGGGCGTGCTCGCCGAACGCACCTACTCGGTGTGGCCCGACATGGAGAAGCTGATGCGCGAGCACGGCATCCCGCAGTTCACCGTGGACGCGCACCGGCCGGTGGGGGCCTTCGACCTGCTGGGCGTCAGCTTCGCCACCGAGCTGGGCTACACCAATCTGCTGACCGCCCTGGACCTGGCGGGCATCCCGCTGGAGGCGGCCGACCGCACCGACGAGCACCCGATCGTGATCGCCGGCGGGCACGCCGCCTTCAACCCCGAGCCCATCGCCGACTTCCTGGACGCGGCCGTGCTCGGCGACGGCGAGGAGGTCGTGCTGGCCATCACCGAGGTGGTCCGCGAGTGGAAGGCCGAGGGCCGGCCCGGCGGGCGCGATGAGCTGCTGATGCGGCTGGCCGCCTCCGGCGGCGTGTACGTGCCCAAGTTCTACGACGTGACCTACCTGCCGGACGGGCGCATCCAGCGGGTGGCGCCCAACCGGCCGGGGGTGCCCTGGCGGGTGGCCAAGCACACCGTGATGGACCTGGACGCCTGGCCGTACCCCAAAAAGCCGCTGGTGCCGCTGGCCGAGACCGTCCACGAGCGCTACAGCGTGGAGATCTTCCGCGGCTGCACCCGCGGCTGCCGGTTCTGCCAGGCCGGCATGATCACCCGCCCGGTGCGGGAACGGTCGATCACCACCATCGGCGAGATGGTGGACAACGGACTCAAGCAGTCCGGTTTCACCGAGGTCGGGCTGCTGAGCCTGTCCAGCGCCGACCACAGCGAGATCGCCGACATCGCCAAGGGCCTGGCCGACCGCTACGAGGGCACCAACACCTCGCTGTCGCTGCCGTCGACCCGCGTGGACGCCTTCAACATCGAGCTGGCCAACGAGTTCTCCCGCAACGGGCGGCGCTCGGGGCTGACCTTCGCCCCGGAGGGCGGCTCGGAACGGCTGCGCCGGGTGATCAACAAGACGGTGTCGGAGGAGGACCTGATCCGCACCGTCACCGCCGCCTACGCCAGCGGCTGGCGGCAGGTCAAGCTGTACTTCATGTGCGGCCTGCCCACCGAGACCGACGAGGACGTGCTGGCCATCGCCGACATGGCCCGCCGCGTCATCGCCGCCGGCCGCGAGGTCACCGGCCGCCGCGACATCCGCTGCACGGTCTCCATCGGCGGGTTCGTGCCCAAGCCGCACACCCCCTTCCAGTGGGCCGCCCAGTGCGACCACCAGACCATCGACCGCCGGCTGCGCGCCCTGCGCGATGAGCTGCGCCGCGACCGCGAGTACGGCCGGGCCATCGGGCTGCGCTACCACGAGGGCAAGCCGTCCATCATCGAAGGGCTGCTGTCGCGCGGCGACCGCCGGGTCGGCAAGATCATCCGCGCGGTGTGGGAGGACGGCGGCCGCTTCGACGGCTGGAGCGAGCACTTCTCCTACGACCGCTGGGTGGCCTGCGCCGAGAAGGCCCTGGCCGACGAGCCGGTGGACCTGGACTGGTACACCCTGCGCGAGCGGGACGAGGTCGAGGTGCTGCCCTGGGACCACCTGGACGCCGGGCTGGACCGCGAGTGGCTGTGGCAGGACTGGCAGGACGCCCTGGAGGAGGTCGAGGTCGAGGACTGCCGGTGGACGCCCTGCTATGACTGCGGGGTGTGCCCCACCATGGGCACCGAGATCCAGATCGGCCCGACCGGCCGCAAGCTGCTGCCGCTCACCGTGGTGTGA